A stretch of the Capsicum annuum cultivar UCD-10X-F1 chromosome 10, UCD10Xv1.1, whole genome shotgun sequence genome encodes the following:
- the LOC107844014 gene encoding glucan endo-1,3-beta-glucosidase 8 isoform X1: MLKVGVLVVFVFVVYWVDHNIDVVEGLGVNWGTMATHMLDPKIVVQMLKDNGIKKVKLFDADKSTMNALAGTDIEVMVAIPNDQLLAMTDYDRAKDWVRRNVTRYDFKNGVNIKYVAVGNEPFLITYNNSFVNLTFPALQNIQNALNEAGVGDSIKATVPLNADVYFSPESNPVPSAGRFRADIAELMTQIVQFMSKNQAPFTVNIYPFLSLYANEHFPIDFAFFDGTPNPVIDNGVEYTNVFDANFDTLHSALKAVGYGDLAILVGEVGWPTDGDKSANLNNAYRFYRGLFAKLASNKGTPLRPGYIEVYLFGLIDEDAKSIAPGNFERHWGIFRYDGQPKFPMDISGQGQDKHLIAAKNVQYLPKRWCMLNPKAKDLSKLAESIDYACTFSDCTALGYGSSCNNLDANGNASYAFNMYYQVQNQLDVSCDFQGLAMVTDKNLSQGTCNFIIQTGIYSFSHKVLPEIVVLLSGFTLILM, encoded by the exons ATGTTGAAAGTTGGTGTTTTAGTAGTGTTTGTTTTTGTGGTGTATTGGGTTGATCATAATATAGATGTTGTTGAAGGATTAGGAGTAAACTGGGGAACAATGGCAACACATATGTTGGATCCTAAAATAGTTGTGCAAATGTTGAAGGACAATGGTATTAAGAAAGTTAAGTTGTTTGATGCTGATAAATCCACTATGAATGCACTTGCAG GTACTGATATTGAAGTTATGGTTGCGATTCCGAATGATCAACTTCTTGCTATGACGGATTATGATCGAGCTAAGGATTGGGTCAGACGCAATGTCACTCGTTACGATTTCAAAAATGGTGTCAACATCAA ATATGTTGCAGTTGGTAATGAGCCATTTTTGATAACCTACAACAACTCCTTTGTGAACTTAACATTCCCAGCTTtgcaaaatatccaaaatgcacTGAACGAAGCTGGTGTTGGGGACTCCATAAAAGCAACTGTACCGCTTAATGCTGATGTCTATTTCTCACCGGAGTCTAATCCTGTACCATCTGCTGGTAGATTCCGGGCCGACATTGCTGAACTAATGACACAGATTGTTCAGTTCATGAGCAAGAATCAAGCACCCTTTACAGTAAACATATACCCCTTTCTAAGTCTTTATGCCAATGAACATTTCCCTATTGACTTTGCTTTCTTTGATGGTACTCCTAACCCTGTTATCGATAACGGGGTTGAGTACACCAATGTATTTGATGCCAACTTTGATACCCTGCACTCAGCCTTAAAAGCAGTTGGTTATGGGGACCTAGCCATCCTAGTCGGAGAAGTCGGTTGGCCTACGGATGGTGACAAGAGTGCTAACTTAAACAACGCGTATCGGTTCTACAGAGGACTGTTTGCAAAACTTGCATCAAACAAAG GAACACCCCTTAGGCCAGGATACATTGAAGTGTACTTATTTGGTCTCATTGATGAGGATGCTAAAAGCATTGCTCCAGGCAATTTCGAGCGACACTGGGGAATCTTTCGATACGATGGACAACCAAAGTTTCCAATGGACATATCAGGACAAGGACAAGATAAACATCTTATTGCTGCTAAAAATGTGCAATATCTACCCAAAAGATGGTGTATGTTAAATCCAAAAGCTAAAGATTTAAGCAAACTTGCTGAGAGCATTGACTATGCTTGTACATTTTCAGATTGTACAGCATTAGGATATGGTTCTTCTTGCAATAATTTGGATGCTAATGGAAATGCATCATATGCATTTAATATGTATTATCAAGTTCAAAATCAATTGGATGTGAGTTGTGATTTTCAAGGACTTGCAATGGTGACTGACAAGAATTTATCTCAGGGgacttgtaattttattattcagACAGGTATATACTCTTTTTCACATAAGGTTTTGCCAGAGATTGTTGTGTTGTTAAGTGGCTTTACACTTATTTTAATGTAG
- the LOC107844015 gene encoding PHD finger protein ING2 encodes MAIARTGVFVDDYLEYSSTLPAELQRLLNTIRELDERSQGIINQTRQQTNYCLGVASQNQGSRKYIYDDDEAFEKLRKEIEANQDNALSLCTEKVLLARQAHDIIDSHIKRLDEDLTNFAEDLKQEGKLPADEPPILPPLPLVLKTEKRKAPYVTPQSKKFEYRDWDWDRERDRDYDLMPPPGSHKKDFASPVDVEQPIDPNEPTYCVCHQVSFGDMIACDNENCQGGEWFHYTCVGLTPETRFKGKWYCPTCRQLPN; translated from the exons ATGGCAATTGCTAGAACCGGAGTTTTCGTTGATGATTACTTGGAAT ATTCAAGCACATTGCCTGCTGAGCTTCAAAGGCTTCTTAACACCATTAGAGAACTCGATGAACGTTCACAAG GAATAATAAATCAGACTAGGCAGCAGACCAATTACTGCCTAGGAGTAGCCTCTCAGAATCAGGGATCAaggaaatatatttatgatgatgatgaggctTTTGAGAAGTTGCGGAAGGAGATTGAAGCAAACCAAGACAATGCCTTAAGCCTTTGCACTGAGAAGGTTTTACTTGCTCGACAAGCTCATGATATT ATAGATAGCCACATCAAGCGCTTAGATGAAGATCTTACTAACTTCGCTGAAGATCTTAAGCAAG AGGGAAAACTACCTGCGGATGAACCTCCTATTCTTCCTCCATTACCTTTGGTCCTTAAGACTGAGAAGCGCAAAGCACCGTATGTAACTCCCCAATCAAAGAAGTTTGAGTACAGGGACTGGGATTGGGACCGAGAACGTGACAGAGATTATGATCTTATGCCTCCTCCTGGCAGTCACAAGAAAGATTTTGCTTCTCCcgttgatgttgagcaacccatTGATCCAAATGAACCCACCTACTGTGTGTGCCATCAG GTTTCTTTTGGAGATATGATTGCTTGCGACAATGAAAAT TGTCAAGGAGGCGAATGGTTTCACTATACATGTGTTGGACTCACACCGGAGACAAGATTCAAAGGGAAGTGGTACTGTCCAACATGCAGACAATTACCAAATTGA
- the LOC107844014 gene encoding glucan endo-1,3-beta-glucosidase 8 isoform X2 has protein sequence MLKVGVLVVFVFVVYWVDHNIDVVEGLGVNWGTMATHMLDPKIVVQMLKDNGIKKVKLFDADKSTMNALAGTDIEVMVAIPNDQLLAMTDYDRAKDWVRRNVTRYDFKNGVNIKYVAVGNEPFLITYNNSFVNLTFPALQNIQNALNEAGVGDSIKATVPLNADVYFSPESNPVPSAGRFRADIAELMTQIVQFMSKNQAPFTVNIYPFLSLYANEHFPIDFAFFDGTPNPVIDNGVEYTNVFDANFDTLHSALKAVGYGDLAILVGEVGWPTDGDKSANLNNAYRFYRGLFAKLASNKGTPLRPGYIEVYLFGLIDEDAKSIAPGNFERHWGIFRYDGQPKFPMDISGQGQDKHLIAAKNVQYLPKRWCMLNPKAKDLSKLAESIDYACTFSDCTALGYGSSCNNLDANGNASYAFNMYYQVQNQLDVSCDFQGLAMVTDKNLSQGTCNFIIQTGFGERLHYKDV, from the exons ATGTTGAAAGTTGGTGTTTTAGTAGTGTTTGTTTTTGTGGTGTATTGGGTTGATCATAATATAGATGTTGTTGAAGGATTAGGAGTAAACTGGGGAACAATGGCAACACATATGTTGGATCCTAAAATAGTTGTGCAAATGTTGAAGGACAATGGTATTAAGAAAGTTAAGTTGTTTGATGCTGATAAATCCACTATGAATGCACTTGCAG GTACTGATATTGAAGTTATGGTTGCGATTCCGAATGATCAACTTCTTGCTATGACGGATTATGATCGAGCTAAGGATTGGGTCAGACGCAATGTCACTCGTTACGATTTCAAAAATGGTGTCAACATCAA ATATGTTGCAGTTGGTAATGAGCCATTTTTGATAACCTACAACAACTCCTTTGTGAACTTAACATTCCCAGCTTtgcaaaatatccaaaatgcacTGAACGAAGCTGGTGTTGGGGACTCCATAAAAGCAACTGTACCGCTTAATGCTGATGTCTATTTCTCACCGGAGTCTAATCCTGTACCATCTGCTGGTAGATTCCGGGCCGACATTGCTGAACTAATGACACAGATTGTTCAGTTCATGAGCAAGAATCAAGCACCCTTTACAGTAAACATATACCCCTTTCTAAGTCTTTATGCCAATGAACATTTCCCTATTGACTTTGCTTTCTTTGATGGTACTCCTAACCCTGTTATCGATAACGGGGTTGAGTACACCAATGTATTTGATGCCAACTTTGATACCCTGCACTCAGCCTTAAAAGCAGTTGGTTATGGGGACCTAGCCATCCTAGTCGGAGAAGTCGGTTGGCCTACGGATGGTGACAAGAGTGCTAACTTAAACAACGCGTATCGGTTCTACAGAGGACTGTTTGCAAAACTTGCATCAAACAAAG GAACACCCCTTAGGCCAGGATACATTGAAGTGTACTTATTTGGTCTCATTGATGAGGATGCTAAAAGCATTGCTCCAGGCAATTTCGAGCGACACTGGGGAATCTTTCGATACGATGGACAACCAAAGTTTCCAATGGACATATCAGGACAAGGACAAGATAAACATCTTATTGCTGCTAAAAATGTGCAATATCTACCCAAAAGATGGTGTATGTTAAATCCAAAAGCTAAAGATTTAAGCAAACTTGCTGAGAGCATTGACTATGCTTGTACATTTTCAGATTGTACAGCATTAGGATATGGTTCTTCTTGCAATAATTTGGATGCTAATGGAAATGCATCATATGCATTTAATATGTATTATCAAGTTCAAAATCAATTGGATGTGAGTTGTGATTTTCAAGGACTTGCAATGGTGACTGACAAGAATTTATCTCAGGGgacttgtaattttattattcagACAG GATTCGGGGAACGACTCCACTACAAGGATGTATAG